A DNA window from Coffea arabica cultivar ET-39 chromosome 6c, Coffea Arabica ET-39 HiFi, whole genome shotgun sequence contains the following coding sequences:
- the LOC113691544 gene encoding kihadalactone A synthase LFS-like isoform X1, whose amino-acid sequence MNFDELNCMAALNCIDLSDSDIQKSVSLLRQACLDSGFFYVVNHGISPEFMDEVFSQSKRFFSLPLGEKMKLLRNEKNRGYTPLLDQHLDPVNQIHGDYKEGYYIGVEVPEDDPQAEKPFHGPNLWPTADILPGWRETMERYHREALEVARAVARIIALALDLDGNFFDQSEMLGNPIAILRPLHYEGKISEPESGIYGAGAHSDFGLLTFLATDDVIGLQICKDKHFEPQIWEYVSPVKGAFIVNLGDLLERWSNCSFRSTLHRVLISGQERYSIAFFVLPSFNCVVKCLPTCQSEDNPPKFPPIICGAYLVQRYEHTHADLSS is encoded by the exons ATGAATTTCGACGAACTGAATTGTATGGCGGCACTGAATTGTATAGACCTCTCCGATTCCGACATACAAAAATCTGTTTCTCTCCTCAGACAG GCTTGCTTGGACTCTGGATTTTTTTATGTAGTCAATCATGGTATCAGCCCAGAATTTATGGATGAGGTCTTTTCTCAAAGCAAAAGGTTCTTTAGTCTACCACTGGGTGAAAAGATGAAGCTTCTCAGGAATGAAAAAAACCGTGGTTACACTCCTCTTCTAGATCAGCATCTGGATCCTGTCAACCAGATACATG GAGATTATAAAGAAGGATATTACATTGGTGTGGAAGTACCAGAAGATGATCCTCAAGCCGAAAAACCATTTCATGGACCAAACTTGTGGCCTACGGCAG ATATTTTGCCTGGATGGAGAGAAACTATGGAGAGGTACCACCGCGAAGCACT TGAGGTTGCAAGGGCAGTTGCTAGAATTATAGCCCTAGCACTTGACCTGGATGGAAACTTTTTTGATCAATCAGAAATGCTAGGCAATCCTATTGCAATCTTGCGACCACTACATTATGAAG GTAAAATCTCTGAACCAGAAAGCGGAATATATGGTGCAGGTGCCCACTCTGACTTTGGCTTGCTTACCTTCTTAGCCACAGATGATGTCATTGGTCTTCAG ATATGCAAGGACAAGCATTTTGAGCCTCAGATTTGGGAATACGTGTCACCAGTAAAAGG AGCATTTATTGTGAATCTTGGAGATTTACTGGAGCGCTGGAGCAATTGTTCTTTTAG GTCAACACTACATCGAGTCTTGATTAGTGGTCAAGAAAGATATTCT ATTGCTTTCTTCGTGCTGCCCAGTTTCAATTGTGTTGTCAAATGCCTGCCAACCTGCCAGTCAGAGGATAATCCTCCGAA GTTCCCACCCATCATATGTGGAGCTTACTTGGTGCAGAGATATGAACATACGCATGCTGATCTGAGCTCCTAG
- the LOC113691544 gene encoding kihadalactone A synthase LFS-like isoform X5 encodes MDEVFSQSKRFFSLPLGEKMKLLRNEKNRGYTPLLDQHLDPVNQIHGDYKEGYYIGVEVPEDDPQAEKPFHGPNLWPTADILPGWRETMERYHREALEVARAVARIIALALDLDGNFFDQSEMLGNPIAILRPLHYEGKISEPESGIYGAGAHSDFGLLTFLATDDVIGLQICKDKHFEPQIWEYVSPVKGAFIVNLGDLLERWSNCSFRSTLHRVLISGQERYSIAFFVLPSFNCVVKCLPTCQSEDNPPKFPPIICGAYLVQRYEHTHADLSS; translated from the exons ATGGATGAGGTCTTTTCTCAAAGCAAAAGGTTCTTTAGTCTACCACTGGGTGAAAAGATGAAGCTTCTCAGGAATGAAAAAAACCGTGGTTACACTCCTCTTCTAGATCAGCATCTGGATCCTGTCAACCAGATACATG GAGATTATAAAGAAGGATATTACATTGGTGTGGAAGTACCAGAAGATGATCCTCAAGCCGAAAAACCATTTCATGGACCAAACTTGTGGCCTACGGCAG ATATTTTGCCTGGATGGAGAGAAACTATGGAGAGGTACCACCGCGAAGCACT TGAGGTTGCAAGGGCAGTTGCTAGAATTATAGCCCTAGCACTTGACCTGGATGGAAACTTTTTTGATCAATCAGAAATGCTAGGCAATCCTATTGCAATCTTGCGACCACTACATTATGAAG GTAAAATCTCTGAACCAGAAAGCGGAATATATGGTGCAGGTGCCCACTCTGACTTTGGCTTGCTTACCTTCTTAGCCACAGATGATGTCATTGGTCTTCAG ATATGCAAGGACAAGCATTTTGAGCCTCAGATTTGGGAATACGTGTCACCAGTAAAAGG AGCATTTATTGTGAATCTTGGAGATTTACTGGAGCGCTGGAGCAATTGTTCTTTTAG GTCAACACTACATCGAGTCTTGATTAGTGGTCAAGAAAGATATTCT ATTGCTTTCTTCGTGCTGCCCAGTTTCAATTGTGTTGTCAAATGCCTGCCAACCTGCCAGTCAGAGGATAATCCTCCGAA GTTCCCACCCATCATATGTGGAGCTTACTTGGTGCAGAGATATGAACATACGCATGCTGATCTGAGCTCCTAG
- the LOC113691544 gene encoding kihadalactone A synthase LFS-like isoform X2: protein MNFDELNCMAALNCIDLSDSDIQKSVSLLRQACLDSGFFYVVNHGISPEFMDEVFSQSKRFFSLPLGEKMKLLRNEKNRGYTPLLDQHLDPVNQIHGDYKEGYYIGVEVPEDDPQAEKPFHGPNLWPTADILPGWRETMERYHREALEVARAVARIIALALDLDGNFFDQSEMLGNPIAILRPLHYEGAHSDFGLLTFLATDDVIGLQICKDKHFEPQIWEYVSPVKGAFIVNLGDLLERWSNCSFRSTLHRVLISGQERYSIAFFVLPSFNCVVKCLPTCQSEDNPPKFPPIICGAYLVQRYEHTHADLSS, encoded by the exons ATGAATTTCGACGAACTGAATTGTATGGCGGCACTGAATTGTATAGACCTCTCCGATTCCGACATACAAAAATCTGTTTCTCTCCTCAGACAG GCTTGCTTGGACTCTGGATTTTTTTATGTAGTCAATCATGGTATCAGCCCAGAATTTATGGATGAGGTCTTTTCTCAAAGCAAAAGGTTCTTTAGTCTACCACTGGGTGAAAAGATGAAGCTTCTCAGGAATGAAAAAAACCGTGGTTACACTCCTCTTCTAGATCAGCATCTGGATCCTGTCAACCAGATACATG GAGATTATAAAGAAGGATATTACATTGGTGTGGAAGTACCAGAAGATGATCCTCAAGCCGAAAAACCATTTCATGGACCAAACTTGTGGCCTACGGCAG ATATTTTGCCTGGATGGAGAGAAACTATGGAGAGGTACCACCGCGAAGCACT TGAGGTTGCAAGGGCAGTTGCTAGAATTATAGCCCTAGCACTTGACCTGGATGGAAACTTTTTTGATCAATCAGAAATGCTAGGCAATCCTATTGCAATCTTGCGACCACTACATTATGAAG GTGCCCACTCTGACTTTGGCTTGCTTACCTTCTTAGCCACAGATGATGTCATTGGTCTTCAG ATATGCAAGGACAAGCATTTTGAGCCTCAGATTTGGGAATACGTGTCACCAGTAAAAGG AGCATTTATTGTGAATCTTGGAGATTTACTGGAGCGCTGGAGCAATTGTTCTTTTAG GTCAACACTACATCGAGTCTTGATTAGTGGTCAAGAAAGATATTCT ATTGCTTTCTTCGTGCTGCCCAGTTTCAATTGTGTTGTCAAATGCCTGCCAACCTGCCAGTCAGAGGATAATCCTCCGAA GTTCCCACCCATCATATGTGGAGCTTACTTGGTGCAGAGATATGAACATACGCATGCTGATCTGAGCTCCTAG
- the LOC113691544 gene encoding kihadalactone A synthase LFS-like isoform X4: MNFDELNCMAALNCIDLSDSDIQKSVSLLRQACLDSGFFYVVNHGISPEFMDEVFSQSKRFFSLPLGEKMKLLRNEKNRGYTPLLDQHLDPVNQIHGDYKEGYYIGVEVPEDDPQAEKPFHGPNLWPTADILPGWRETMERYHREALEVARAVARIIALALDLDGNFFDQSEMLGNPIAILRPLHYEGKISEPESGIYGAGAHSDFGLLTFLATDDVIGLQICKDKHFEPQIWEYVSPVKGSTLHRVLISGQERYSIAFFVLPSFNCVVKCLPTCQSEDNPPKFPPIICGAYLVQRYEHTHADLSS, encoded by the exons ATGAATTTCGACGAACTGAATTGTATGGCGGCACTGAATTGTATAGACCTCTCCGATTCCGACATACAAAAATCTGTTTCTCTCCTCAGACAG GCTTGCTTGGACTCTGGATTTTTTTATGTAGTCAATCATGGTATCAGCCCAGAATTTATGGATGAGGTCTTTTCTCAAAGCAAAAGGTTCTTTAGTCTACCACTGGGTGAAAAGATGAAGCTTCTCAGGAATGAAAAAAACCGTGGTTACACTCCTCTTCTAGATCAGCATCTGGATCCTGTCAACCAGATACATG GAGATTATAAAGAAGGATATTACATTGGTGTGGAAGTACCAGAAGATGATCCTCAAGCCGAAAAACCATTTCATGGACCAAACTTGTGGCCTACGGCAG ATATTTTGCCTGGATGGAGAGAAACTATGGAGAGGTACCACCGCGAAGCACT TGAGGTTGCAAGGGCAGTTGCTAGAATTATAGCCCTAGCACTTGACCTGGATGGAAACTTTTTTGATCAATCAGAAATGCTAGGCAATCCTATTGCAATCTTGCGACCACTACATTATGAAG GTAAAATCTCTGAACCAGAAAGCGGAATATATGGTGCAGGTGCCCACTCTGACTTTGGCTTGCTTACCTTCTTAGCCACAGATGATGTCATTGGTCTTCAG ATATGCAAGGACAAGCATTTTGAGCCTCAGATTTGGGAATACGTGTCACCAGTAAAAGG GTCAACACTACATCGAGTCTTGATTAGTGGTCAAGAAAGATATTCT ATTGCTTTCTTCGTGCTGCCCAGTTTCAATTGTGTTGTCAAATGCCTGCCAACCTGCCAGTCAGAGGATAATCCTCCGAA GTTCCCACCCATCATATGTGGAGCTTACTTGGTGCAGAGATATGAACATACGCATGCTGATCTGAGCTCCTAG
- the LOC113691544 gene encoding azadirone synthase LFS-like isoform X3 — MNFDELNCMAALNCIDLSDSDIQKSVSLLRQACLDSGFFYVVNHGISPEFMDEVFSQSKRFFSLPLGEKMKLLRNEKNRGYTPLLDQHLDPVNQIHGDYKEGYYIGVEVPEDDPQAEKPFHGPNLWPTADILPGWRETMERYHREALEVARAVARIIALALDLDGNFFDQSEMLGNPIAILRPLHYEGKISEPESGIYGAGAHSDFGLLTFLATDDVIGLQICKDKHFEPQIWEYVSPVKGAFIVNLGDLLERWSNCSFRLLSSCCPVSIVLSNACQPASQRIILRSSHPSYVELTWCRDMNIRMLI, encoded by the exons ATGAATTTCGACGAACTGAATTGTATGGCGGCACTGAATTGTATAGACCTCTCCGATTCCGACATACAAAAATCTGTTTCTCTCCTCAGACAG GCTTGCTTGGACTCTGGATTTTTTTATGTAGTCAATCATGGTATCAGCCCAGAATTTATGGATGAGGTCTTTTCTCAAAGCAAAAGGTTCTTTAGTCTACCACTGGGTGAAAAGATGAAGCTTCTCAGGAATGAAAAAAACCGTGGTTACACTCCTCTTCTAGATCAGCATCTGGATCCTGTCAACCAGATACATG GAGATTATAAAGAAGGATATTACATTGGTGTGGAAGTACCAGAAGATGATCCTCAAGCCGAAAAACCATTTCATGGACCAAACTTGTGGCCTACGGCAG ATATTTTGCCTGGATGGAGAGAAACTATGGAGAGGTACCACCGCGAAGCACT TGAGGTTGCAAGGGCAGTTGCTAGAATTATAGCCCTAGCACTTGACCTGGATGGAAACTTTTTTGATCAATCAGAAATGCTAGGCAATCCTATTGCAATCTTGCGACCACTACATTATGAAG GTAAAATCTCTGAACCAGAAAGCGGAATATATGGTGCAGGTGCCCACTCTGACTTTGGCTTGCTTACCTTCTTAGCCACAGATGATGTCATTGGTCTTCAG ATATGCAAGGACAAGCATTTTGAGCCTCAGATTTGGGAATACGTGTCACCAGTAAAAGG AGCATTTATTGTGAATCTTGGAGATTTACTGGAGCGCTGGAGCAATTGTTCTTTTAG ATTGCTTTCTTCGTGCTGCCCAGTTTCAATTGTGTTGTCAAATGCCTGCCAACCTGCCAGTCAGAGGATAATCCTCCGAA GTTCCCACCCATCATATGTGGAGCTTACTTGGTGCAGAGATATGAACATACGCATGCTGATCTGA